One Zetaproteobacteria bacterium DNA segment encodes these proteins:
- a CDS encoding L-aspartate oxidase, which yields MTRHETDVAVVGCGLAGMWAALQLADAGFSVTLINKGEFSDSSTYRAQGGIAGVADVRDRVADHVADTLRAGAGLCKREVVEAMVARSGAAITQLERLGIRFDRRDGDLHLTREGGHGRPRIAHVQDATGRAVSEGLQRKVTAHPAIRYLAHHMAIDLVVRRGGRRRPAIAGLYLLDPEERVIALPAPRVVLATGGAGKVYMYTTNPHAATGDGIAMAWRAGCPVANMEMMQFHPTCLFHPQAPTMLLSEALRGEGAILIDAAGRRFMERYDPERMELAPRDIVARAIDHEMKRQGVDCLYLDARPLGEATIDRHFPNIRDRLLALGIDIKRQPVPVVPAAHYLCGGVQTDLAGRTPVDGLFVIGEAACSGVHGANRLASNSLLECHVMASLCAETIIREGKRPPLPLPPWDASGIEDERERVQIKQNWDEVRAVMSNYVGLVRSNERLRRARRRLQMVEAECADYYWRHPVSRDLIELRNLVLVATLMVRSALERKESRGLHYTIDYPHRLPHARDTVLVPDG from the coding sequence ATGACCCGACACGAAACCGACGTCGCGGTGGTCGGCTGCGGGCTGGCCGGCATGTGGGCGGCGCTGCAACTGGCCGACGCCGGCTTTTCGGTCACGCTGATCAACAAGGGGGAGTTCTCCGACTCCAGCACCTACCGGGCGCAGGGGGGCATCGCCGGTGTGGCCGACGTGCGCGACCGCGTCGCCGACCACGTCGCCGACACGCTGCGCGCCGGCGCCGGGCTGTGCAAGCGGGAGGTGGTCGAGGCGATGGTGGCACGCAGTGGTGCGGCAATCACCCAACTGGAGAGGCTCGGCATCCGCTTCGACCGCCGCGACGGCGACCTCCACCTGACCCGCGAGGGAGGGCACGGCCGGCCGCGCATCGCCCACGTGCAGGACGCCACCGGCCGGGCGGTGAGCGAGGGGCTGCAGCGGAAGGTGACCGCCCACCCCGCCATCCGCTACCTCGCCCACCACATGGCCATCGACCTGGTGGTGCGCCGCGGCGGGCGGAGGCGGCCGGCCATCGCGGGGCTCTACCTGCTCGATCCGGAGGAGCGGGTGATCGCCCTGCCCGCGCCGCGGGTGGTGCTGGCCACCGGCGGGGCGGGCAAGGTCTACATGTACACCACCAACCCCCACGCCGCCACCGGCGACGGCATCGCCATGGCCTGGCGCGCCGGCTGCCCGGTGGCCAACATGGAGATGATGCAGTTCCACCCCACCTGCCTGTTCCATCCGCAGGCGCCGACCATGCTGCTGAGCGAGGCGCTGCGCGGCGAGGGGGCGATTCTGATCGATGCTGCCGGCCGCCGCTTCATGGAGCGCTACGACCCCGAGCGGATGGAGCTGGCGCCACGCGATATCGTCGCCCGGGCCATCGACCACGAGATGAAACGGCAAGGGGTGGACTGCCTCTACCTCGACGCCCGGCCGCTGGGGGAGGCGACCATCGACCGCCACTTCCCCAACATCCGCGACCGCCTGCTGGCGCTGGGCATCGACATCAAGCGGCAGCCGGTACCGGTGGTGCCGGCCGCCCACTACCTCTGCGGCGGGGTGCAGACCGATCTGGCCGGACGCACGCCGGTCGACGGGCTCTTCGTCATCGGTGAGGCGGCCTGCAGCGGCGTCCACGGCGCCAACCGGCTGGCCAGCAACTCCCTGCTCGAATGCCACGTGATGGCCAGCCTCTGCGCCGAGACAATCATCCGCGAAGGAAAGCGGCCGCCGCTGCCGCTGCCGCCGTGGGACGCCTCCGGCATCGAGGACGAGCGCGAGCGGGTGCAGATCAAGCAGAACTGGGACGAGGTGCGGGCGGTGATGTCCAACTACGTCGGCCTGGTGCGCAGCAACGAGCGGCTGCGGCGGGCGCGGCGGCGGCTGCAGATGGTCGAGGCGGAGTGCGCCGACTACTACTGGCGCCACCCGGTCAGCCGCGACCTGATCGAACTGCGCAACCTGGTACTGGTGGCCACGCTGATGGTTCGCTCGGCGCTCGAACGCAAGGAGTCGCGTGGGCTGCACTACACCATCGACTACCCGCACCGGTTGCCGCATGCGCGCGACACCGTGCTGGTGCCGGATGGCTGA